GATCAGATCTTCACCGCTCACGGTGTGATCATGATCTTCTTCGTGGCGATGCCGCTCGTGACCGGCCTCATGAACTATGTCGTGCCGCTGCAGATCGGCGCGCGGGACGTCTCATTTCCATTCCTCAATAATTTCAGCTTCTGGATGACGGCAGCCGGCGCAGTCCTCGTCATGATGTCGCTGTTCGTAGGTGAATTCGCGCGCACCGGCTGGCTGGCCTATCCGCCGCTCTCGAATATCGGCTACAGCCCGGACGTCGGCGTCGATTATTACATCTGGTCGCTTCAGGTGGCAGGCGTGGGCACGCTGCTGTCCGGCGTCAACCTGATCTGCACCATCGTGAAGCTGCGCGCGCCCGGCATGACGATGATGAAAATGCCGGTCTTCACCTGGACTGCGCTGTGCACGAATGTGCTGATCGTTGCTTCCTTTCCGGTGCTGACCGCGGTGCTCGCGCTGTTGTCCCTCGACCGCTATGTCGGCACGAATTTCTTCACGAACGACTTCGGCGGCAATCCGATGATGTACGTGAACCTCATCTGGATCTGGGGCCATCCTGAAGTCTACATCCTGATCCTGCCGGCCTTCGGCATTTTCTCGGAGGTGACATCGACCTTCTCTGGCAAGCGGCTGTTTGGTTACACATCGATGGTTTACGCCACGGTGGTGATCACCATCCTGTCCTATCTAGTCTGGTTGCATCACTTCTTCACGATGGGATCGGGCGCGAGCGTGAATTCCTTCTTCGGGATCACCACCATGATCATCTCGATCCCGACCGGCGCCAAAATGTTCAACTGGCTGTTTACGATGTATCGCGGCCGGGTCCGGCTCGAGCTCCCGATGATGTGGACATTGGCGTTCATGCTCACCTTCGTTATCGGCGGCATGACCGGTGTGCTGCTCGCGGTGCCGCCGGCCGATTTCGTGCTGCATAACAGCCTGTTTCTGGTTGCGCATTTCCACAACGTCATCATCGGTGGCGTAGTGTTCGGAGCCTTTGCCGGTATCAGTTTCTGGTTTCCCAAGGCCTTCGGGTTCAAGCTCGATCCGTTCTGGGGCAAACTGTCGTTCTGGTTCTGGGTTTCGGGTTTCTACTTCGCCTTCATGCCGCTCTACGTGCTGGGCCTGATGGGCG
The genomic region above belongs to Pseudorhodoplanes sinuspersici and contains:
- the cyoB gene encoding cytochrome o ubiquinol oxidase subunit I, giving the protein MFDNPALLKAVFGRLTLESLPLHEPIVVGTFAVVALGGLALLGAITYFRLWGYLWREWFTSVDHKRIGIMYMVLGIVMLLRGFADAIMMRLQQAMAFGGSEGYLNAHHYDQIFTAHGVIMIFFVAMPLVTGLMNYVVPLQIGARDVSFPFLNNFSFWMTAAGAVLVMMSLFVGEFARTGWLAYPPLSNIGYSPDVGVDYYIWSLQVAGVGTLLSGVNLICTIVKLRAPGMTMMKMPVFTWTALCTNVLIVASFPVLTAVLALLSLDRYVGTNFFTNDFGGNPMMYVNLIWIWGHPEVYILILPAFGIFSEVTSTFSGKRLFGYTSMVYATVVITILSYLVWLHHFFTMGSGASVNSFFGITTMIISIPTGAKMFNWLFTMYRGRVRLELPMMWTLAFMLTFVIGGMTGVLLAVPPADFVLHNSLFLVAHFHNVIIGGVVFGAFAGISFWFPKAFGFKLDPFWGKLSFWFWVSGFYFAFMPLYVLGLMGVTRRLRVFDDPSLQIWFVVAGIGAFLILLGIVAFLVQIVVSIRRREALRDVTGDPWEARTLEWATSSPPPVYNFAFTPIVHDNDAWWDMKRRGYRRPLEGFKAILMPSNTGTGVILAGLSTALAFGLIWYMWWLAALSFIGLLAVAIGHTFNYHRDFQISASDVVRTESERTRLLAAGA